The genomic DNA aaTCCACCTGGGAACATTTTTACCAATGTGAAACTGCAAATACTGTAGTAGTGAAAGGTACTTTCAACCAGGTTAATGTTAGCCTGAATATTTAAcacagtgggttttttatttccCTGATGTGAGAGTTCTGTATAATTTGAAAACTTGCTTGTGATAGTTTCTgaatagcagagcttggaaattttacccTGTTGTAACAGTTGCCAGAATCATCCAGTCCACATGGCTACTGGCCATTCTGACTGGTGGCTTCTAGTTGTTGTTAATGAGTATCTGGAAGGTACCAGATGGTAAAGGGGTGATGGGAAAGAGAATTTGGAGTAATGcaagtttctttttctgcttctttatACAAGTACTCTGCCCCACCTTATATATCTCTATGAGTCCTGATATTGCTAACATAAGCCAGAGATGTCTTGCTGAAAATCCTTTCTCAGCAAAAGGGAAATTTGAGATAGATTGAAACTAGAACAGCACTAGGGAATGTTGGCTGTTTGGATGGTTTTTGTACTGCAGTGTTCACAGTTCCTAACCATTGATTCAGCCCTTCTTCCCTATCCACCAAGCAAGGATGAGCAATttcagggtgagagcactgtcttgaaagaAAGGAGCccaggtggcatagtggttaaatgcctgtactgcagccactcgctcacaaaccataacgttgtgagttcaataccaaccagggtCTCTGGGTTGACtaagcctggcatccttctaaggttgctaaaatgagtacccagcttgttgggggcaattagcttacacattgtaaactgcttagggagagcttaagtgcactaataagtggtatagaaatatacttgctgttgctatatatatttatattgtttgCTGCTGGCTTTTCATTCTGCTGCTGGCTTCTTTGGTGGCCTACATTCCAATATTCATTTTCTTAATAGTCACTGAATAAGTTACTACAGGACTGATGTTTTTAGGCTTTCCTCACCTGTTTCCACCTTCCTCATTCTACGCTAAATGGCTGAAGCAGCAATACCTTTCTTGGTCTACTCTAAGTGGAGTGTGGGCTGCACAATTAGGAAATAATGCACATGTACATTTGTGATACTTTCTGAACAGGACATGAATGTGGATCATGCAGGTTCTCTTCAGATGTTCTGCAACCAAAGGAAGGTGGCAAGTGCAATCCCATCCTCTCCATTAACAGTATGAGCAGTTCAGACAAATAATTCTTAATTCAAAGTATTGACAGTAGCAGGCATAAATGTCATATGATAAAGAGAGAGACCAAATATAGCTTGAAAGTAACGtgatttgcatttcccccctcgTCTGGGTTTCCTCATTTGGTATCTACAGATTAAATGGAGCGCCTCCCTTAGAATCCACCTAGGTAAAGTCGCTCCCTGTACTGTTGGGGTTGTGCTGCCCCTTATCATTTGGGATAAATATTTGgactctctttctccttcccagaaATGTCAACATGGGCCCAACCTGTTTCTCTGGCGTGGCTGAACCGAAATGTGGCCTGTTGACACAGGATCTGAGGCCTGCAGCCCATTTCTTCCTCAAGCTTTGGGCCTAACAAAAAAGCCGAGAAGAAGGTGATGGCCCACCATAATGTCGCCTTTCAGCCCGAGAACTCCTTCCAACAGCCAGAGCCAAAGGAAGAAGCAGGGAACAGTGAGCACAGTGCCCTGGACTGTgtcatctgcttcaccccttacgACCGGCTCTTCAAACTGCCAAAGGAACTGAGCTGCGGCCACATTTTCTGTCTGGAGTGCCTGGCCCGTATCAACGTCTCTTCTGAGGATGTCAACTCGGTCACCTGCCCGGTTTGCCGAGCGCCAACTGCCTTGCCTCACCACaaagggctgccaggcctcccCACTTGCCATGACCTCCTGGACCAGCttccctcgatccctgccccacCTGGCTCTGTGCGTTTTGACCGCCAACGTGGCTTGCTCTATCTGCCTGGTGGCAACAGGAGCCATTCGCAGGCTGGACCCAAGCCTGGGACCGATGCCCTCAACACTGTCAGCTTGAGTGTTGACGTGGGGCGACCTGCCCCACAAGGAGCCAACCGAATCCTGGGCCTCTCTGGCTGGCCCTTCTATGTGGCTCTGGCAGTTGCCCTGCTGGTTACAATCGGCTTAATTATCTGTGGTATTTATATCTTTTTGATGCCATCCATGTATACTGTTTCAACGGGAGGGCCCCTCCAAGCAAATCACAGCTTTGGCCATGAGGTAAACCAGTCATATCCAGTGAACCTCCCTCCGCCCTAGAGTGAAGATGTGGGCGAGATCTAAATCGTAACTTTTTTCCCAATTGTTGTGACTGTACCAGCTGTGAATTTGGGGCAGAATGGACACTGTCACACCCCATTCAGCCACAGCAAGCTAAGGGATCAGGGAGGGCAGGGAGAGAATTCAATTCTCCCACTCAACAGTCTTGCTAATTGACACTCTTATCTGTGGAGGCAGCTAAACTACCATTTTACTGGTGAGTTGCTGCTTGAATGACCACAAGAAGTCCCTGCCACAGACATCCGGGTGCATTATCATCTCTAGATAACATTGCACAAACTTGTTATGCCTAAATAACTAATGTGTTGCATCAGAAGCAGAATGGTGGGAAAGAGAACTTGTTACCCCTTCTCAGCACAAGGGTGAAAGAAAGCTTCCAATCCACCCAACCCATTGGCTACATCTGCTCCAAGGGCAGGCAACCGAAGATCCTCTgagttgctgaactgcaactcctatcagctctagtcagcatagccagtgatgaggaatgctaggagctgtagTTGAACAGTAGTTAGAGCGGGCCTCAACTTGCCTACTCCTGGGGCCCCTTCACATTAGTACAtgattatagcactgtgattccactttaattgccatggttgcatcctttgggatcctggaatttgtagtttggtgaggtattagaGGAACTCTGTGTCTGATAagtaaatacccctccctaaactgcaaatcccaggattccataggatggaaacatgggAGTTAGAGTTGAATCGTAATGCTATAAATGTGTACCGTGGTCTGTTCACTGCTGCCAGATGAGATAACTGAGCCTGAGGGTCATAGAATGCATGCCTTTTCTAATGGGGCGGCGGGATTGTAAACCTAAATTCTCCTctataatatttgaaaaataaaaccttttttgCAGTCAGCCAGTATAAGCAGGGAAAGGACTAAGGCAGAACCTTTTCTATCTGATGGGCGtggacattttgtttttgtttcaacagGAGGCACTTGGGTTCATTGGAATACCACCAAAAGTTATCCATTATTGGTCTAGGCTTTGGAGTGGCACAGTTTCTTTTTATCCCATCATTCTGCTTCATGCTCCCACCATGTAGCATTGGCTTCTTGCTTGGGGAGTACTATGAGCAGATGGCCTCTAAAGGCTGCTCCTTCTGCATCTCTGGCAAGGGGACTGGAATCTGGTACTCTTGTGACTGAGTCTCCTTGTGCTGGTCATGTGCTCACCCACTCTAGCAAGGGAAGGGGTTTGGGGAATCAGCACGTGGCAGGTAGGACTCTtagaagagcttggaaatgttgctttaaaaaaatgaaaacttgtattaacttttccaagctcagacatGAACCTTGGCAGATTCCTGGTGACATGAATGGCTGATGGCTGGTCTTTTGATCAGCCACTTTTGCCCACAGACCCAACAGCTTGGTAGTTTCTCTATTACTATGAGGTGGGTAAGACAAAAAAAAGTTTATGTGACATATACAACATGCTATGAACACCAGATCCTTTTGCAATAGGAGCATGCTGCTTGCTGTCTGGGACTATAACTCTCATCAGCCCCATCCAGCAGACACTGCATGCTCATAAATGATGGAGGATATAGTCCAAAATTTCAGGAGAGTTATCCATCTCTTGGCTGCCCCTTCCTGGGTCTTGTACATGAACTTGCTAGCAGGACTGCCAACTTTGTGTTTCTGACAGCCTTTGGGCCCAGCAagcagaaattaatttttttagacCTTTCCCTCCCTAAATTTCTACCCAGTACACAACTGTTAAAGAGTATGAGTGCCCTGCTGGGGGAAGATGGGTAATGGTGTCTCACACGAGGCCAGAACTGTCACTGGACTAGCTGACCTGGCTTCTTCTTGTGCCTTCAACAGCAGTCTGAAATGCTGAAATCAGGGAAAGTGAAAAGCACAGAGGAGATCAATATTATCAGCTTCCAATTCTTGTGGATCATATTGCTGGAAGAGGTAGAGCAGAAGGGCCTGGTTCAAAAGCTGAGAAGgaaattgttttccattttttgtttcaTGTTAATAGTTTCGCTTCCCATCGCAACACATTGTGGCTACACAGCAGCCAAGATAGCTTCATCCCTAGTTTGGCTGTTGGTCCAAATATCAGAAACACTTTAAGTTTCTCAAATTGGCATCACTGACACGATCCTTTTTGGAAACAAGCATATTTGCAAGAAATAATTTCAAACAAGATAATGTCAGCTATTTAGAACTGAGATTTGTGATAAGAAAGAACTAGAGACTGAAGAACCTTGAATTATACAAGAATCACCTCAAGAAGCTTCAACTCCACTGAACCCGGCATCACAGTCAAGATTTTGCCTGCAAAAGCATTGGGGGAGAAAGCCCATTTTAGGAAAGCCTCACTGATTTATAAAGAACATATTGAGAACAACTGGTGAGCCACTACCCCTCCTCCTGATCCTCACCAACTTGCATTCTTGGAACAGACTACTGAAGCCTTATTAAATGTTAAGGCACTTCCCAAACAAGGGATTACAAATATAGTAGCTGCTACCAATGGGGATGGTTGAAGACTTCCCTTCAATATTGTCTATTATCATCTTTCCCTtatgtatttccccccaaaaatattttccccagaaagttaaatacattttcataaaaaattaaaaatctcccAAGGTTTCAAATGGATTATTATAAAGCACACCCAAATCATGAGGGATTATACTGGCTAGAAAGATGGCAGTCAATCACAATTCTGGGTCCATTAACACTGGAAACTCCTGAACAGTTAcaggggcttgtctacatgggccaaataaaatagtCTCAACCCATTCTCAGGGCAACCTGTCTTCATGACACAGGGCCAGAGTATTCTGACTGGTGTAGATGAGTCGATAGATGAACTTCATGCTTCTTGCAGCTATCTGCTATTTTCATTTTACTGGAGTACTGAGGTTCACCAAATGTAATAGTACTAGTGGGGAAACAGATGGGAAATGTTGCCTTAGACACCAGAGCCCTGGaacatttacttttttggactatgcaGTTTTCAGAATCTCATGGTCAGTGGCCCACCTAAGCCATATCCTGGGACAGTTTACATGCAGAATTGTAAATCTATGCCTAAACTATGAGAGGTAAGTTCACAACAGCCTGCTCTAGAGAGGAGAGCCTTTCTGTTTGCTGTTGTTAAGCAATGCACAGTAAACAATCTTCAGCAGTCTACTGTAAATTGATCAGTAAATCACCTGCCTACTCCTACTCGATAGGGTAAATAGAGGTAAGATAGCAAATACTTCATAAACTGATGTGTATAAATAACTGCAGGGGAGctggtgtggtgtaatggtttgagtgttggactagggttcagatcctggctcggccatgtaaacccactgggtgaccttgggtaagtcacactctctcagcctcagaggatgccaatgacAAAAGCCACTCtgaaaaaacttgtcaagaaGAAAATTcactgataggtttgccttagggttgacgtGAATGGGTGTTAAATAGACACAATGCTTACTATATGGAGAGCTCTCTTGATATAAAGGTGGTTTGAAGACACAAAAGAAGGGGAACGGTAGCCAAGGTGAACACTGAGGCCCAGTTGGTACACAACCCCTGACTACAGCTTTATttacaaagaaatcttgtagaCTAAccaagagaaagaagtttgtagtaaAGACTTTCATTAGATTCATCATCAGGTATATTGGTATGTTTGTTCCCATACATCAGTGTCGCACCTCCATCTGTCACAGTCCAGATCATTATGGACCAGAAAACAGCCTCATTctgttaggcagaatgaggcaactgcctcGGGTGACAAGATACTGGGAGGACAACTGGCAGAAAGTCCTGACTTGGCCTCTCATTCTCACTTTTCcatctggttttaaaatgtccccatttctctttcctcctcccactttgtctTCAAttactacaaactgagttcaaagtgcagaagtggTTTGCACCCAGGGTggtcagatgtcctccttttccaggacatgtcctgcatttcaaccttttgttcaGGAGCAGTTCCAAAATGTACTCCATTTTAAGCATGCCTAAGCAGCATGAATttcagtgggtccttgttatccgctagggtttggttccaggagcccccatggataacaaaatctgtggatactcaagttccattaaatataatggcatatcaaagtggtgtcccttatataaaatagaaaatcaaggtttgctatttggaatttataattcaaggtttgctatttggaatttataattttttgaatattttcaatcagtgaatgcttgaatcagtggataaaaaaaatctgtggataaggagggctgactgtattttgtaatgtctcacatttttcttgaatgccctacactTTGTGGTGCCTTTTCtgcctttgtggttaggacatggGTCACCCTGTTTGCACGTAAGCTAGCTCAGCAAGGAAAGGCAGGGCAGACAGAAGCTTGTCtatcccagtaggctcaggcaaaagcaaactgctgcagtttctccaAGCTTGTGTGTGCTTCCATGATAATAACGTTTCCCCTCTTGACCGTGCTCTGCTGTTGTTTGGCTGTATGTGTCCctggtttcatctgtgaaatgttggagggtatgcagtccAAGCCTTTCTAGCTGAACACTTTATAATCATTATGTTCATTATGGTCTAGCAGCCTTGTCCACTCCAGCCATTTCTTAATTGTGGCCTATGAGCCCTGCTGCAAAGCCTGTCCTGCACATGGATTCCAGAACCTCCATTCAGGTCCCAACAACTCCACTTAGGCTAAATACTTAGCCTAATACAAAATACTTTTAAAGATCTGGAATGACTTCACTGCATTGTCTGGCCATAATTTTCCACGCTAAGGTTGggctcaatttaaaaaaaaagaaaactgggtCTGCAAGTTTGTGGCACAATCCAGTTATGATCAGCACTAACTGGCTGGTAACTATAATGTTGCTAAGAAACCTCCCCCCTCTCCCCCGAAGTCCTCCGATCAGTTTTTCATGTTAACAAATGAAGTTCTGCATTCCATGGCCCTGGGAAAATAACTTCTTTTGGATTACAAATGGAAACCTCAACCACACACGGGGGATCTGGGAACTACAGACCAAAAGATAAATTCCAAAGGCTGGTCTTGCTATGAGTTAATGGAATTCACAAAAAGACCGCGtttgaagacattttaaaattatccaAGGATTCAATACTATGTTTACTTTTCCTGGGAGTAAGTTATATGGACCTCATGAGGCTTCTGAATAACATCTACAGATGGCACTTAAGGCAATGTACtggtggcatcctgttagtaacaAACACAGTGCAAATCCAATATACCCCCTATTTTTGCTCACCTACACAGCCACACCtaattctcttttccctttcctgatGCCAAAAGCCCGACGCCACAAACATCATATGCCCACCTCCACTCGTGGAAACTGAATTTTTGCTCTGGTCCCTGTTGGACACAAAGAGAAGGAATGGCACCCAAAACTGAGCAAGCACACAATTCACAGATGAGTCAAGAATCCACATCTCTATTGTATAATTTTACTTAAGAACATTTGTATGCCGGATGGGGAAAGTTGGCAGGCATCTGGCTTTCCGCTGCCTCCCTGCTCCCCCTTGCCCTGTGGGCAGCCTCCATACTCCCACATCTGCTGGACATAAGTGCTCAAAATGGAAAAGTGTGGGAGGAATGGCATGGACACATCATGCAAgcatacacacaaaaaacacacgCACATGCGCTACTGAGGCAGCCAAGGGCTGGTTGTAAGGTAGCTGCTGGCTCCTCTCTTGGCTCATCAGCATTCTGCCCAATCCTTGCCTCCCCTGTGGCTTGTTCCTTACTCTCCTTGGCAAGACTGAGAGGGTGGGCGAATGAGGGAGAGATGAAGGCATTTGTTGCAAGTATGTCCTCCTTCTTGACTCACAATTCAGACAGATGCATCAAGCTCAGGCAggacaaatacatttaaaaacagcttCAGGGACAATGTCCTTTGGGATGTCTCTGCCTCCCCTGTATCTCTAGGAAGGATACTTTCTAAACCTTTATCAGAAAGAAACTGGCACAGTGCTCCTGTCTTCTGTGGCTATGGCCACCTAAAAGAGGTGCTCTgccattttgctttcttctgtatCTAGATTACCCTGTTGCTTGGATAAGAGCTCTAATTACCCATTGTTTTGTGCCTACAAATGTAAGTCTTCCTCTGCCACAGTAGCTGACTGTCTTTAGACTTCAACTGTATATTGCAGTCCAACTTTGCATGAAGGTGACTCCTTGTAGTGGTACATTCTACCACTGTGTAcaggagccccaagggccataaATGGAGTCCACTTGTGTATATGATGTGACTATGTGGGCATGAGAGAGTTTCTGTTGAAGTTGCCTGTACTGGCAACCAGAATCAGTTGCTGGGGCAAGGGGTTGTTTTGACAAGTTCAATGACAGAAATACACATACATTACTGTAGCTTATTAAATGGAACTGTCGGGGTTACGTTACAGGCATTTCTACCAAAGGTCTTGAAAAGCAACTGCATAACAGCACACTTGTTGCCAGGCTTCCTCCATTCATGGGAAATGGATCCTTTAAACCATATTGTATAGGCAGGCTGCTTTTGAGCTACAGTGCCTGCCTGTTCAGACAACCTGGTACAGCCAGAAGGAAGAATTTGTGGTCATTAAGAAGAAGAGTCACTTGTGAATGACTGTCAGTAATAGTACAATTGATTTGCCACAGCCAAGTGTGTGCAGAATTGGCACAGCTATGTCAAACAGCCTAACAGTAGCTGTCAACCTCTTCCTCCAGCTCAGGTACATGAGCTGAAACTCACAGAGGCAGTGTATCACTTTGATTAGATTTCCTTCCTTCAGCCACACGGCCACAGCAACCTTCTGCCTGATGAAAGAGCCCTGTTCCAACTTTTCCACCCTCCCCAGATAGTAACACTTGAAAAGGTGTGCATGTGCTGGGAGGTGGATGGGGAGGTATCCCTTCACCCCTCTACTTCTAGAATAAATTCCACAGAGCTTGCACCTGGTTCCAGGTTGGGAGGCAGGCAGGTGGACAGACACAAAGGGGGTTGGTTTTGTTTACAAAGACCAGAGATTATAtttctttgattaaaaaaaaaaagaccacaaCACCCCCAGCCAACTGTACGTCCCAGCCCACTAGCTCCATGAGCCTCTGCCCATCTCACCTGGCTGCGCAGGGGCCACCCACCCTCCCCCTCAGTGGTGCTTGTGAAGTCCGTCACTGTAAGCGATGGACGCGGCTACCGTCACAGTTGTTGCGGCCTAACTTGTCGGCCTGTTCGGCCACAAGGCAGCGGACTAGAGGCAGACTGGGCTGGTGAGGTTGGGGCCGGTAGGGCTGACCAGGGCTGAGTTGTGAAGTGGTTGTCAGCTGCACAGTTGGAGGACCGCCGGGACGCAGTTGCTGTCGGTCTTTGAGTTGTTGCTGGAGCTCAGAAACACGCTCTTCCTTCTGTTGGAGACAAGACAAAATAATGGATGGTGTGAAACTGACAGCAGAGGCTGAAGTTTCTGGATGTGGCTGCTTGTGTAGGCCAAATATGGAGAAAGCAGCACTGGAACGaaagaaaaacagtatttttaaattggAACTTGGACATAGTGTGTTTggctggaatatcagtatgcaaagattTGTAGCATCTTTGGACTAATATGTGAaaaaagttgtaacataagcttttgtagacttgtctacttctcagatgcatggagagtaTTTTTGATTACACTCTCAGACCTCCCAAGacatagggcaggggtaggcaatttTTGAGGGCGGGGGGGTTGCTGTCCTCAGACAGCTGAAGGGCgaagggggtggagcttccaccctcggggcggggccgcatgccaggggcggagcttccaccctctggggccaggcctcctcctttgccggcccctgacggggccccagtcCCCATCAAGGTCAGGAAAGAGCCGGtgggggctgccagcgctggatGCCTCCTTCTCTGCTGGCCCCTGAGGGGCCCAGGCCCCAtcgaggccggcaaaaaagccatcGGGGGCCACCAGGCTGGaggcctcctctttgccggcctgACGGGCCCCAGGCCCtatcagaggctggcaaaaaagtccAAAAAAGTCCCTCTGTTGGAGGGCCCCGCGTGGCAACTGGCCTTAGAGGCCCGCTGCCTCTGCGAGCCCTTTTGCAGGGCCCCAGcacggcaacgggcctcctagaggcctgctGCTGCCGCGGAGCCCTTTTGCAGGGCCTGGCGGCCGCAACGGGCTTTCTAGGGCCCGCGCCGCTGCCGGGCCCTGTTgggggctccaggggctgcaatgggcctcctagaggcccaaCGCCATTTTGTTcctcaaaatggcggtgaagtctcgcatgaccttttccgtcacgcgagacttcgctgccatttgaGGGGCAAAATTGCATACCAGAGCGGCGGCATCGCGCAGCCGGAGTGCGCATCGGGGccggggttgccgacccctgacatAGGGAATGAATCAGTAGTTAGTTCACTGCTTGTTAATTTAACTTAATCCCCGCCACCCTAATTTACCATTGAACAGCTGCAGTGTGTGATGGGGGTCTTTCTCTGTTGATGGGTGCAGCGACTGGCATTTCCAGCCTCATCTGCAACGCGATCACTggtgcaacagtcagaagcagaAATCCTTTCACAATCTCTCTATTATTATGGAGATAGCTCCTGGGAGGTGGTGGAACATCAGTCTGCTGTACTCCACTAACAGGAGAAGAACCCTTGCTTGTAACACACTGCTGCCTGTAAATGAGGGCTGTAGGACTTTTACAATCTCTACATATTCTACACTACTGACTATTGTAGGGCTTATGATATGATCATTATGAATGCGTAACTCTAGGTCGTAATGCAAACTTTAAGAGATGATGTGCCCAAATGCAATGGCAttctgcaccaggtgtcacccccgtGCTGGGAGGAGGGGACTTCTGTGGGGGGGAACCCaggcattctctcagcctcaaactagcaaaccctctctgatgaaacttgccaagaaaactctatgatggtTTCACCTTAAGGTCCATAAGTCAGAATTACTTgaagacaccacacacacaagtttcgctccctcagcctcaggaatGGCGTGGAAATCCTCTTCTGATGAAGCTTGCCTCATGATAATTTTTACTGCTCTGGGGCCGATTATTTGGAAATGcgattggaggcacacaacaacaacaacaaccctaataTAATACACAAGGCCTGCAGCACAATAATAAGAACAAAGAGAGCAGCAGTCAGTTTGAGCATgcgactctggggaccagggcttaaatcccagttcagccatgaaccATTGaggactttggcaagtcacattctctccaaTTAGGGGCACATGGAAACCTCCTCTGAGaatgttgccaagaaactccatggATGGCCTCATTACACCTCACTAATTACAATTCTCAGATTCCATCGCATAGCAAGGTGCGAGGCTTCAGGGCTGGAGGGGCGAGGGCATCTGGCCAGAAGGTGGGACGTGATTCTGGCCAGAGGGGCATGGCCCACCCCTCCTTGTTATGGCTCAGTTTTCCACGGGAGGCCTGGTGGCATCCGGAGCGGTCCAGCTACGTCCGCAGTGGCCCTCACGGGCTTTGTGTCCCGGGGGTGCTGCCGCAAGTTCACCACCATGGCCTGGTTTCTCTAACTGCTTGAGTTCCAGCCGTTGGCTGGTTCTACTCCTGCTCACATCCTTGAATGCAGGTTATGTTGCTTGTTTGTGAAATGTGCAACTGGATGTGCTATGAGGCCAAATCCTATTGTTAATGTGACTAAAGAGACCCTTGTATCAATAGATCGTGGTCTCCACAACATGTGCGTTTGAGAGATTTTGGCCTTCGCTCCCAGAGCCTCAAcctgttggccaatagtctgggattcggGATCTGGGTCcagaatcccttaaagagcactgtTTGGGGTCCACTGAATTAATTTACTTCCATGTTGGTCACTGTTCCATTTACTTCCATGTTGAGTCAAGGATTGCTATTGTGGTCTACACTAGTTAGAACGCACCCATTGGATCCCCAGCTTGAATGTGTATTCAGAGGTCTACTTCCAGTTTCAGCAGGAGCAGTTGGATATGCATCAGCCAAAATACATA from Sceloporus undulatus isolate JIND9_A2432 ecotype Alabama chromosome 2, SceUnd_v1.1, whole genome shotgun sequence includes the following:
- the RNF225 gene encoding RING finger protein 225, coding for MAHHNVAFQPENSFQQPEPKEEAGNSEHSALDCVICFTPYDRLFKLPKELSCGHIFCLECLARINVSSEDVNSVTCPVCRAPTALPHHKGLPGLPTCHDLLDQLPSIPAPPGSVRFDRQRGLLYLPGGNRSHSQAGPKPGTDALNTVSLSVDVGRPAPQGANRILGLSGWPFYVALAVALLVTIGLIICGIYIFLMPSMYTVSTGGPLQANHSFGHEVNQSYPVNLPPP